In the genome of Halobacterium noricense, one region contains:
- a CDS encoding cold-shock protein, translated as MATGTVDFFNDTGGYGFIESEDADEDVFFHMEDVGGPDLEEGQEVEFDIEQADKGPRATNLTRL; from the coding sequence ATGGCAACCGGTACGGTTGATTTCTTCAACGACACGGGCGGTTACGGTTTCATCGAATCTGAGGACGCGGACGAGGACGTTTTCTTCCACATGGAGGACGTCGGCGGCCCGGACCTCGAAGAAGGACAGGAAGTCGAGTTCGACATCGAGCAGGCCGACAAGGGCCCGCGCGCGACGAACCTCACCCGGCTGTAA
- a CDS encoding RAD55 family ATPase, translated as MRLSTGVAGLDSLLDGGLPARRLYTLSGPPGSGKTTLAAQYVTEGVKNGEDVLYVTMHETRNELVDDMANYEFGFSRAANAENFEFLNLTRERSRRSLTQYGRESGLSSRLASMIRQEDYDRVVVDSTMLLAHFADDADAEVTHFATGLKQTDATVLLVSEMTDPTAYAEEHYLAHGVIFLHNFLEGGGMTRGVQLVKMRGTNIDCDIRDISFTGSGLQVDPGRKVRPE; from the coding sequence ATGAGACTCTCGACCGGCGTCGCCGGGCTCGACAGCCTCCTCGACGGCGGGCTCCCGGCGCGCCGCCTGTACACGCTGAGCGGGCCGCCGGGCAGCGGGAAGACCACGCTCGCCGCCCAGTACGTCACGGAGGGCGTGAAGAACGGCGAGGACGTGCTGTACGTGACGATGCACGAGACGCGCAACGAACTCGTCGACGACATGGCGAACTACGAGTTCGGCTTCTCGCGGGCGGCCAACGCCGAGAACTTCGAGTTCCTGAACCTCACGCGGGAGCGCTCGCGGCGCTCGCTCACCCAGTACGGTCGCGAGTCCGGGCTCTCCTCGCGGCTCGCGTCGATGATTCGCCAGGAGGACTACGACCGCGTCGTCGTCGACTCCACGATGCTGCTGGCGCACTTCGCCGACGACGCCGACGCGGAGGTCACGCACTTCGCCACCGGGCTCAAGCAGACCGACGCCACCGTCCTGCTCGTCTCGGAGATGACCGACCCGACGGCGTACGCCGAGGAGCACTACCTCGCCCACGGCGTCATCTTCCTCCACAACTTCCTGGAGGGCGGCGGGATGACCCGCGGCGTCCAGCTGGTGAAGATGCGCGGCACGAACATCGACTGCGACATCCGGGACATCTCCTTTACGGGGTCGGGGCTGCAGGTCGACCCCGGCCGGAAGGTCCGCCCCGAGTGA
- the ilvD gene encoding dihydroxy-acid dehydratase: protein MSKQKDTDLPSADVTEGVERAPHRAMFRAMGYDDADFSSPMVGVANPAADITPCNVHLDDVADSAVDGVEGGDGMPIEFGTITISDAISMGTEGMRASLISREVIADSVELVAFGERMDALVTVAGCDKNLPGMMMAAIRTDVPSVFLYGGSIMPGEHDGREITVQNVFEGVGAVASGDMSEDELEEMERHACPGAGACGGMFTANTMASISEALGLAPLGSASPPAESDERYDVAERAGELAAECVREDRRPSDILTRESFENAIAIQVALGGSTNAVLHLLALAAEAGVDLDIEDFNTISDRTPKVANLQPGGSRVMNDLHEVGGVPVVLKRLLDAGLIHGDALTVTGRTIEEELDHLGVDGDVQPTSESASGDEPRAGSVEEDVDFLKPVDDPFHETGAITVLTGNLAPDGAVLKVTGKDETQHTGPARVFESEEDAMAYVQEGHIESGDVIVIRNEGPRGGPGMREMLGVTAAVVGQGHEDDVALLTDGRFSGATRGPMVGHVAPEAASGGPIALVEDGDEVTVDVPNRELSVAVDDDEMAARREDWAEPEPRYDSGVLRKYGAQFGSAAHGAVTNPAAKRE from the coding sequence ATGAGCAAGCAGAAGGACACAGACCTCCCGAGCGCCGACGTCACCGAAGGCGTCGAGCGCGCGCCCCACCGCGCGATGTTCCGCGCGATGGGCTACGACGACGCCGACTTCTCCTCGCCGATGGTCGGCGTTGCGAACCCCGCAGCCGACATCACGCCGTGTAACGTTCACCTCGACGACGTCGCCGACTCCGCGGTCGACGGCGTCGAAGGCGGCGACGGTATGCCCATCGAGTTCGGCACCATCACCATCTCGGACGCCATCTCGATGGGGACCGAGGGGATGCGCGCGTCGCTCATCTCCCGCGAGGTCATCGCGGACTCCGTGGAACTCGTGGCGTTCGGCGAGCGCATGGACGCCTTGGTGACCGTCGCGGGCTGCGACAAGAACCTCCCCGGGATGATGATGGCCGCGATTCGCACCGACGTCCCGTCGGTGTTCCTCTACGGCGGCTCCATCATGCCCGGCGAGCACGACGGCCGCGAGATTACGGTGCAGAACGTCTTCGAGGGCGTCGGCGCGGTCGCCTCGGGCGACATGAGCGAGGACGAACTCGAGGAGATGGAGCGCCACGCCTGCCCCGGCGCGGGTGCCTGCGGCGGGATGTTCACCGCGAACACGATGGCCTCCATCTCGGAGGCGCTCGGCCTCGCACCGCTGGGCTCGGCTAGCCCGCCCGCGGAGAGCGACGAGCGCTACGACGTCGCCGAGCGCGCCGGCGAACTCGCCGCGGAGTGCGTCCGCGAGGACCGCCGTCCCTCCGACATCCTCACGCGGGAGAGCTTCGAGAACGCCATCGCGATTCAGGTCGCGCTCGGCGGCTCCACGAACGCCGTTCTCCACCTGCTCGCGCTCGCCGCGGAAGCGGGCGTCGACCTCGACATCGAGGACTTCAACACCATCAGCGACCGCACGCCCAAGGTTGCGAACCTCCAGCCCGGCGGCTCGCGCGTGATGAACGACCTCCACGAGGTCGGCGGCGTCCCCGTCGTCCTCAAGCGCCTGCTCGACGCGGGCCTCATCCACGGCGACGCGCTCACCGTCACCGGGCGCACCATCGAAGAGGAACTCGACCACCTCGGCGTGGACGGCGACGTGCAACCCACGTCGGAATCAGCGAGCGGCGACGAGCCGCGAGCAGGCAGCGTCGAGGAGGACGTCGACTTCCTCAAGCCCGTCGACGACCCGTTCCACGAGACGGGCGCAATCACGGTGCTCACGGGGAACCTCGCGCCCGACGGCGCGGTCCTCAAGGTCACCGGGAAGGACGAGACCCAGCACACGGGTCCCGCCCGCGTCTTCGAGTCCGAGGAGGACGCGATGGCGTACGTCCAGGAGGGCCACATCGAATCCGGCGACGTCATCGTCATCCGGAACGAGGGGCCGCGCGGCGGGCCCGGGATGCGCGAGATGCTCGGCGTCACCGCCGCCGTCGTCGGCCAGGGCCACGAGGACGACGTGGCGCTGCTCACCGACGGCCGCTTCTCCGGGGCGACCCGCGGGCCGATGGTCGGCCACGTCGCGCCCGAAGCCGCGTCTGGCGGCCCCATCGCGCTCGTGGAGGACGGCGACGAGGTGACCGTCGACGTGCCGAACCGCGAACTCTCCGTGGCGGTCGACGACGACGAGATGGCGGCTCGGCGCGAGGACTGGGCGGAGCCGGAGCCGCGCTACGACTCCGGCGTGCTCCGGAAGTACGGCGCCCAGTTCGGCTCCGCCGCTCACGGCGCCGTCACCAACCCCGCGGCGAAGCGCGAGTAA
- a CDS encoding DUF7835 family putative zinc beta-ribbon protein: MASEAPHSAGRTESCENCRGKTPHSVTIDLRVESTPEADAAFARQPYRVSACRECGTESVRAMDED; this comes from the coding sequence ATGGCGAGCGAGGCACCACACAGCGCCGGTCGGACGGAGTCGTGCGAGAACTGTCGCGGGAAGACGCCACATAGCGTCACGATAGACCTCCGCGTGGAGAGCACGCCGGAGGCGGACGCGGCGTTCGCTCGCCAGCCGTATCGCGTGTCGGCGTGCCGCGAGTGCGGAACGGAGTCCGTTCGGGCGATGGACGAGGACTGA
- a CDS encoding ribbon-helix-helix domain-containing protein produces MSADTESGDDRMQKINVRVPEALVERIDEEFEQRGYSSRSEAIRDALRDWVDPNVTISEEFLDDLAESREQAERGETVSAEEARERLDLDD; encoded by the coding sequence ATGAGTGCGGACACGGAATCCGGCGACGACCGGATGCAGAAAATCAACGTGCGAGTGCCCGAAGCGCTCGTGGAGAGAATCGACGAAGAGTTCGAGCAGCGCGGCTACTCCAGTCGGTCGGAGGCCATCCGCGACGCGCTCCGGGACTGGGTGGACCCGAACGTGACTATCTCCGAGGAGTTCCTCGACGACCTCGCGGAGAGTCGCGAGCAGGCAGAACGTGGTGAGACGGTGTCGGCGGAAGAGGCGCGCGAACGGCTCGACCTCGATGACTGA